In Drosophila ananassae strain 14024-0371.13 chromosome 3R, ASM1763931v2, whole genome shotgun sequence, the DNA window tattgatttttcctCCTCCCCCGCCTTATGAAGCCCACAGCAGTCTCAGGTGCAATATTTGAATGTTAACACACACTTTCGTTGCATATTCCATCGGGCCAACACTTACATTTAGTTCGCATCGCTTGCATTGTGGCTATTGTGTGTTTTTCCACTCGATTTTACATCTTAATCTTGAGATGAAAACTCAAGCAAATTTTTGCTTTGCCTCTCGTAGTTTTTTCCTCTCTTTTTGTTCATTTGCCGTGAGAATTTTACAACaccaaaataaaaagtgtTGGAAAACGGCGATTTATTATCAGCTGATCCATTTTTTTGCCTAGTTTTGGATAACGACCACTTTTAGGATTGCTTCTAAGTCAACAATCGATTCTTTCTTAAATTcgattaattttcaaatttaaaagctTGTAAATCATAAAACTTGTCATGTATTTAAAATATCATTTctgtgcaaatatttatttgttacaATCCAAAACCAAAATGCTACCGCATATCTTttcgaataaaaataacaattttattttatcttaaatttaaatctctttagaacttttattgtaattgtttaaataagtgtttttgttttttttaagtaaaaatagaaataaaattgtatgaaaaataataaccCTTGTATATTATTACATGGTTGATTACATTTTGCGAAAAGTCAATCTGATGATAGATGCTTTTTAATGCTATTGAATTAAAGTAAATTGAAAAAGCTTAACTTAAACTTTTAAGAGAGATTTGATATGTTTAATGATCAATTGCAATGAAATCCGTCTTTTTTCAAAGGTTAAAAAGTGTTTATTAATCATATAACatttgaatataaaatattgaaacatTAGTATTGCCAATAGTttgtttttaaactttttcattaaaattaccTCCTAATAATTACTTGGAAGCCTACTTCATTATCCTATTAATCctgtttaaaattcaaaattgcaAAAAGCTTTTAATTTGGTTAGCGACCCCCACAATTGCTGTGGTAAATATTGTCACCGCCTGCATCTGCCAATTGTGTTTCCTCGGTTCGGGGTTATTAACATTTGTGTCTGATTTCGCACACGTTCTAATTGTCAACATCAACAGATATTAGTCAGTTATGCcaacaaaattatttgcaTATTGAATGCGAACTCTGTGCTCTTGTTCATGTTTTGATAATGATGCCATTTGATGTTGATTCGTTTGATAAAGGGGGTCGGCTGCGGCTTTATTGGATTAGAATGACAAGGCAATCAAATGCAGCTCACGTCCATGTGTCCCAATTTCAAATTGGGGGGACTGTCAGGCAGAAGCCAAATGCAATTTCAGTCCGAAAACGAAATGCAgattaaattacatttttaaatcaattagGGGTGCAAAAGTATAGGCGTGGCGCGTTAAATATTTATCCAGCTGTCGGGGCCCGGGGGAGGATAATCCTTTATGTCTGGGCTGTCCGAGTGTCGGACCGGCAGGATCCCCAAAAATAGTTTGCTTTTGGGCGTTGGCTCCGGCACGCCCCGCCACACCTACTACTTGCCCCCTGGCCGTTGCGTGACTGTTCATATTCCTCCACCGGCTGGGGGTGTCCGATGGCCACACACATAGTAGTACATAAGTTCACCGGTAAGTTCTCTAATGCTTTTTTATGTGCCCAGCACCAGTCGGAGGGGCTTTGGGGCTTGGCACTCCGCGTTTTCCACCTTCCAAGGTGCTACCAAAACTTTTCTGTCTGCCACATAAGAGTTATGATGGGAAGGGATGGCCGGTGGCAAGGAGACTGGAAAATGCGGCAATATAATAATGGATTTTTCGTTTCAAgctataaatataaaagcgACTGACAAAAATGGAAACAATATTTCTGCCTCCCAAACAAAGATAGTCCCACATCGAAGCACACAAACAATTGATGGGAAATCACAATgatatgttttattttttattggtcCTTCACCCAAAAAAGCTGAAACGGATACGCCAATCCATTGATAATGAGAGCAATATTTACGACTTCTTAGACACTAAATCATAATTTAATCATAATTTAATTTCCTCATTTCTCTAAGCCCGTGTCGTCTTCAAGTTGCGACAAGCCATTTGGCCTTCTTCTCACCTCCGTCTAGGAAAATGTAAAAGGCGTCAGACCGAAATTCATTTACACAGAATTCATGTGGGAATCATTAGGCTTGGGGTTCCCCCTTTTTTGTGTGcgaaaaacttttatttcttgTCCCGGCACTTCATCTTCTTGTTGTTGACAATGAGCGAAACATTTGCGTATCGGAATTGGCAGGACTCCATGCCAGGGGCAAGGGAAAAAGGATACATACTTGTCTCCGTTCTCCCTAAAGACACTTTCATGAATATTCATGCCACTGGGGAGTGAGCCTCAAATTGAGACGGTAGACACTTTATCCTCAGCTTTTCGGATTAACATAAAATTTCATTTGATGGTGTTTTTGGTAAAGATTTTTATGGGGTATAAAAGATTTCATATCGCAACTAACTTGTTTTCGGGATTTGATACGGTACGGTATGCTTAACGAAATCACCAAGGACCATCCGGATGATGGGAATCGGCCAAGGTTATGGCCAAAAGAGGGGTTCACCGCGTTAATACGTGAGAGGACTTTGAAGTGGCTTAGTTCGAGTTTAGAGTTTTAAGGGTACTAACTCTTggtgtatttattttaatttaaataaagaatacAATATCAGATGTTTCGAGGAAATGTAGGATTTCATCTTATTTAAGATAAGACAATAAATAGCAGCCTTCCTTCAGAATCCTTGTAGAATCGGACAAACGATGTCCTTTTCCAATACTCTACAGTGCAATGAAAATGCTAAACCATTACATTAATGTTTTTTGTCCAGCTATTAAAAAGATTAACTGGGATTCTCTAGCAACTAAAAAGTCTAAACGGCTTAAGGCACAGACTCCTAAGCAGCGAAGCATGGATGATTTTTATTGATGTTTGAATCGATTTAAGACATTGTCGCATCAATAAAAAGctgaaaacaaattcaaaacaaGAAATGACGATTATTTGCTGTTGCTTTCGATGCAGCTTGTCCGTGATGATGGAGCAAGTTGAGAGATTGATGGCTTTCCGACAAGGTTGttccatattatttttttgggtgcCTCATTCTTGTTGATTCTTTACTTTGAATCTGAGTATTTGCAAGCGAAAATTCCAGTGCAAACATGGGCTTATTAAACAGCAAATATGTGGCAGGGGCTATAAATGAGAAATACATTCGTCCCAAAAGTCACAGTTCTTTCACTGATTTCATCATGATCCGGTCGCTTATCGTCGTCCTCAGTTGTTGCCTGATCTTGGCCTTGGGAGTCTCCGTGGAGGAGGTCACCGAAGAGTTTGTGGGAGGCACCACTCCACCGATCATTGATTCTGGTTTCCCTGCTAGCTATGATGAGCTGCCTGAGCTCTCTTCCCAGGACCAGGATGTCCTTACGGCCAACAAGATCAACTGGCTCCCGGTATATGAAGAGTCGGATAACTTGAGACTGCTCCGGGAAGAAGAACTGGGCCAGGCTACCACTCTCCTTCCTGAAACCTCTCCAGAAAATCCATTATTGGTcaaggaaaacaaaaactgCCCAACTGATGGTCATCGTGGACTGACCAACCTCATCCGCGTGGCTCGTCCACTTCTGCCCGCCTCCCGTCTGGCTAACATCCTTGCCAACGCTGCCGAGGATCCCCAGGTGCGAAACCTGATTAAATTGCTGCGCAGCGATCGTTTCAAGGAGCAGGTGTCACGCCTAAGGTCCTCCAAGCAGCACCAGATCCTGCTGGCCTTTATCTGCCAAAAGCTCCAGCTGGATCCCACCGTTTACATCCAGTTTGTGAGGGTCTTCCTGAATGTCCATACATCTGAGCCGCCAACCAGTCCGCTTCCCAACCGTCGCCAGGGAATTCGAGGCCTGTTCCAGGATCTTCGGGATGCCCTGCCCCGCGCCGCCTTGAGGGATATGTACCTCCGTCTCTATGCTTCAGACTCGCAGTTGGCCAACTCGGTGCGTCTCATCCGTGGTGTTGAGTTCCGGCGACTGTTGCGGAATCTGCGAGGCTTGAAGGAGTACCAATTGATTGTCGAGGAGCTGGAGAAATCGGGAGTGTCCGTTCGGCAGGTTCATATGTTGGTGTCCAATGCCTTGGGCTGGAGTTCCGTTGACTTTGGATCTGAGACCTCGATTGTGGATGTCTAAAGACGAGTGGAAGAATGGAAGATTTACTTTTAGAGGAACGAGAAAAATCTTAAACTATTATCAGTATTTTATGAACTTTGACACTAATTCTTTTCGAATACTGTATCTATTTTCGTAGAGACTTACCCTTTTAACACTTTCGTGCTTTATTCGACCTGTCATCCCCATCAAAAATGTGTACAATTGATGAGGTGCAGGAACTCATTTTTTCTCAACGCCTCAAAATTATAACAccctaaaaatatatattaaaaaatgtaataatatCTCCAGAGCCCCAATCCCAAAGCGCTGTGTTTGATCATTTATAATCGATGTGCTCCCTGCTGTCATCTGTCACCCAATTTTACATCATCCCACAAAAATCGCTCCCCATCTAAGAAAAAAATGCGGGGTTTTGCTTCTGTTGGCTGAGACAACCGTAGAAACAACTGGATAGGAAATTTATAACTCATTCGTTGCAATTATAGAACTACCACATCGAGGGAAAAAATGGGACTTGGGACTTGGTACTGGGCCTCTGGACGTGTTTATGTCTTCCAGCGACAGGCAACCGAAACCACTTCAAATTCGTTCAGGGTCAGAATCATTAGGGcagacatatgtatgtacatctGAGTTTGAATAGTTTGAGTCGCTGTCGCCGCATGATGCCACCAGTAGCCACGCGGCATCGctcaaaaaaacaacaaacaatatACAAAAATTGATGCCACATATGTATGTGGCCTCTGCGAAGACCTCCGTCGCAGTCCATGGAGCTGTCAACGCCAGATCCTAATGATGGCAACAGTTGCTATAAACAAATTAGAGACGGATCGGGGCAGACAGTAGCCGGCAGAAGTCAATTCTGGTCTATAAATAAGAACTTAAAGGGCCCGACCGAAAACGGTCGTTTACGGAAACACGagctcaatattttttttattttatttacctCAGGACTTGTGGTTACAATATGAAGCCGGGTTGCAATCTGCATGTGTCAaagtaaataaacaatttctaGAAACTCAAAGGCATTGCATGGATGTGTAGTTTCCTCAGAAGTTTAGCGCAGTTCTTAAGATAATTTTTGTAGAATTTTAGTAATTTTTATGCGAATATTATcttgaaaataaagcaaatgTCAACAATGCCTCTTTGGTCTCACGACTTTGTTCGTTTCTGTTGGCCAGCGGAGGAGGTTGACATACTTGAGAGTTCAATTGTGGGCTGAGAAGCTGTTGCATGGCAAAGCGTTTTCACAAAATACCGCCAATTGCCTGGCGAAAATCACTACAATGCCAACCGGCAACAAACCAAGCAACTAAAAAACAACGTTTTCCTCTACCTTTGTTACAGCATTTTCGTTCTGCTATTCAAACTCATTTAAGCAAATGGGAGAGTTGCTGTTGCACGGCTTTTGTTCCCCAACGCTTTTCCCGGTTTGGGGACCTAGGTCCAGGGCTTCCAGACACCCGCACCTGGTGCACCCACCTTTCAAGTTAAAACAATGCATTGGAAGAAATTTACAAGGAAATAGGGACCTAAACCATTAagtcatttaaaaaatgaaattaaaagtaCATGTTGCTAGTTCTAGGCGTACAATTTTTAAGACCtattatatttctttaaatgcatttttttagGAATTTAAAATATGTGTAGTGAGGAATATTTACGAGTGTATATTGCACTCCACTTTCAACTTTACGCTCAGTGCTTCCGCTGGTCGAGTTTGCTGGGAGTTGTCGTAGTCGCTGGCAAAATTCCCTGGCTCCAGCCGGAGAATTGTGGAGCTGCAATTGTTGCAGTTGTGTTGGCAGATGACGACCATCTGGACACGCTTGGGCAAACTCGCAGATCTCTCGGCAGGCAAGTTGAAACGGCTTACCCACGCTGCCAGTCTGTCTCAGCCAAGGCCAATGAACCGCCCGGTACTCCAAATAATCCGCGGTAAGCCAACGCAACAAGAACGCAAAAAACACAACTACAACAAACGAATTACAACTCACATGCTCAGATCAGAATTTTTTGGGCCAAGAACTCAGGCTCGGCCTGTTTTGGCCATGAAAAGTGACTCTTTACGTCATCGAAATGATTGGATGGATGGAAACCCAGTGGTATCAAAGAGCTACTAGGCAAAACCCCGGCCACGCCAACGGAAGCCATTAGAAGTCAAGCCGGGCCAAGAACTAGTGGCACGAACGGGGGCTGGGGTCTCTCTGGCATTCCAagcaattaataataatttccgcCGCTGTCTCGAACACAAAAGCCTCGAACTGGAAGCTTTTTCTCGGCattgtggctgctgctgcgctTATGACTCTATTCGGAAGATGGCCAGTACACGCCACCGTGTTAGGTATTTTTGTCTTTTCTGAGAAGTTAGTTTTAGTACAAGTTTCAGTTGCTAATTTTGAGTATCTTGTAGTTTGATCTTGGCCAAAAGTGTTAAGTGTTGAGCGCAGGTAGAGTTCTGGAAATCCACCAGTTCATTGATATTTCGAAAAGGCTGTAATCAACATGCCTTCATGGAACTCTTCCCCATTTCATTACTCATCTTATAATTGGATGGTCTAGTTTTGGACGGCGCTGCCCATAAATTTGAGCCATCGAAAACAAAGCGCGTTCACTTAACAAAGGATGGGTATATAGACGACGGGCCATCCCATATATTAACTACTTTGGACTAGGGTGCTACGCAGCTTCACGCCACAAATACTCCGCCTTGCTTGCAACTCAGAGCCGAAAGCCGAAAGCGAATGAAACTGAACcacaaatgaaattaaaattccaTAAATGCATATAACATAATGACCAGTTGAAGTGATTAATCTCTGTGGTCTTTGGATAGAATCGTAGAACCGTTGCTTACATAGGCCCCAGCTGGAGAAGAACAGTCTCTATGGAAACCAAACAAAGCCGCCTCTTTTGCTGCCACGCATGACTTGTCGTTTGCT includes these proteins:
- the LOC6497124 gene encoding uncharacterized protein LOC6497124 — its product is MIRSLIVVLSCCLILALGVSVEEVTEEFVGGTTPPIIDSGFPASYDELPELSSQDQDVLTANKINWLPVYEESDNLRLLREEELGQATTLLPETSPENPLLVKENKNCPTDGHRGLTNLIRVARPLLPASRLANILANAAEDPQVRNLIKLLRSDRFKEQVSRLRSSKQHQILLAFICQKLQLDPTVYIQFVRVFLNVHTSEPPTSPLPNRRQGIRGLFQDLRDALPRAALRDMYLRLYASDSQLANSVRLIRGVEFRRLLRNLRGLKEYQLIVEELEKSGVSVRQVHMLVSNALGWSSVDFGSETSIVDV